In Oryza sativa Japonica Group chromosome 1, ASM3414082v1, the genomic stretch AATGGAGCCAGTGGACTTAGCATGTGTTATTTGGCGGTTTCATGAAAGCACAGCACACACATTAGCGTGTTTAGTaaggaaaaaatatacatgTCCAACTGAACCAATTCTCTAGCTTGTGTTGAGGATGTGCATGTGATATGTATGTTAAGTGTTCGACTAttgtatttgaaagaaaacaacatAACCAATGAATCGTGTTCCTAAACTTCCCATTTGTTTGTTCTTCTTTAGCCTTTTTGGCAAACGGTGGCACAAAATGGTTTGTGTGGATTGAAAGCATTACTAGTGACTGGATTAATGTACTATGGTATTAAACAAACCACTAAAGAAAACTATCGAGTTGATATTTAACTCTTAAAAGTTAACCAAAATGTAGGACTAGTTCCAAACAGCACCACCAACcaataattaaattataaaagaaGGGAGCATATATATTAACATAATACAAATGTTCATCCAAAATTATTCGTTTGTCTAtctagatttgactaaattaagTAGTTGTTTAACTAGTATATCAGGATTCATTACTTGAGTGGTGGTAGAAATATACTGTGCGCAGGGAAATCAAAGGCCATAAAGACCACGATGTTTTTGGTAGCTTGGAAAATCTAGAGTGAACACAATAGACAAGTCTTCAAccaacaagagagagagagagagagaggaaggtgtCTCAAATTGTTGAAAGAAATCAACATTTGAGTTATGTGTAGAGTGAAAGACTTAGCGAGAACATCTAGCTTAACATAGCCGTGTAGTTTATGAAGACTCCAcagtcatatttttttcttatgtttttGTCGACTGTAAGTATTGTTTGTACTGAAATattgggcctgttcactttgatgctattttcaaccttaccaaattttggtaaaattaccaaaaaaatatctacatttagtttgctgctaaattttggtaactatataagaaatcctaccaaaattttgacaactatgccaaaatttttggcaatgccaaatttcggtaagttttttttcatcaaagtgaacatgcccatTGTTACTCATTCCTAATACTATAGGAACAGcaatatttagaaaaaaaaacagtcatATTTGTTTGAAAAACTTTTTTCTCAGCTTTGAAGAGGTTACTTTGAGAACAAGCATGAGAAGGCCACAGCTGTCATTTTCAGTCTCGGCCTAAAgcccaagaaagaaaaaggccTAAACCCCTTAGGCCCTTAACGCCACCAAGAGTCCAACACCAAGCCGCACCAGATCTCCCTCTCCCGaaccccagcgccgccgccgccgccgccgccgatcgcaTCGGGCCGCCATGGAGGACGTCGTcaccgacgcgccgccgccgtcccgcttCTCCCCGGACGACCTCGACAACTtcgccgctccaccgccgcagccCACCCCTATCCTCGTCGTCTCCCCCGCCAACCCTAgccccgccccgcgccgcctcctcatcctcctcatctCCCCGACCTCGCTCGCGCTCCTCCCccacctcccctcgccgcctccgctgcacgcctccctcctcctccccgagctccccctGGGGCGCTCCCAGCCACCCATCCGCGTGTATCTCCATGCCCCCTCGGgcaccctcctcgccgccgcacaCGGCCCCGCCCCCGTCCCCGcccaccgcgcgcgcgccgtcgccaggAGCCTCGTGTCCGCCCTCCAGCCCGAGGAGGTGCTGGTGCTCGACGCGGTCCGGAGCGGGGCCTACAGGGGCAGGCTCGCCGCGGACGAGCCCGTGGAGGGGAAGCTGGAGACcagggcggcgcgggggcggggaggcgtcggcgcggcccgcggcgtggcggcgctggCCCCGCCCGGGAGCGTGGTGGACGGGCTCGGCGCCGCGGTGTTGGCGGAGTGCGAGATGCGCGGGAAGGCGGCGAGCATGGTGGTGACGTGGCCGGAGGGCGCGAGGCCGGCGGAGTTCGGCGTCAtgcggcgcgtggcggcggagctcggcgtcgacccggccaaggcggcggccgggagggTCGCCGGCCGGGCCGAGCTGGACGCGCTGTACACTTGAGTTGATTCGCTCGTTTTTTCGCTGTGATTGTGTTGCACGGTTGCTCGTGATGAGTTTGTAATGGAGAAAGAAAAAACTGGGATTATATGTGTGACAAAGATGATTTCTTTGTGTTTTGAGACTATCTGCCTCATGGATTCTTAATATGCAAAGCAAacaattttctggttttgttGTGTGTCATCACCAGTACATTTTGTTGTGCTGCCGGTTATTTCACAAAAATgtggaataattaactatttaccactcttaCGAATAGTGCTAAATTATTTGCCACTGAACCCACGTGTCATAGACGTATGAGGGCTCAGATGTTATAGACAGCGAgtgacaaataattaattgtagTAATAATTAATTTTTGGGTCCACATGAGGAACCAAAAATGTTGtggtatttagtttgtttaatttaatttaatttaattgtagtaaaaaataaaaaaaaacgtgAGAACAAAGGCAGCAAGAAAATGGTCCTTTAAAACGCTGGACTTTATCGTATTTCGCAAGAATAATAAAATTCCTGCAAACTCCAAAAGATAGAGAGGAATTAGTTTAATTCCCGCAAAGATCTTTGCGAAATTGCTCTTTCTAAGGGATATGCTTCCCTCTCACAATGTGGCATAAGAAAGATACACATGGAGAAGCAAATGATTTGGAGGAGAAAACATACTCGGCACACATAATTCAAGTTTGGAAAGTTTAAAttgcttgaaaaaaaaataagatcCGACGAGAGGATGCCAAGTGTGATAATGGATTAATAGATCACACATAAGCGACACATCAAACTACATGAGAACCCACCCACGTGATCTTTTGTTGCTCAACTTAAGTTTAGCCTTTAGTTTAGAACACTTGAATAATTGAGTTTCACTTTGGAATGTATTTCCACCTAAAATTTCAGCACATAAATTAGAGAGAGAGGCCGCGAAAATCCCAAACTAAACGAAGCCTAATGGGCCGAATTTATAACGGGCCAAAGTAATTTGGGATCTTTACTACACACCATCGAGGTCGTCTTCTCCATCAACCTCGCCTTTCGCCTCTCCGATTCAAGCCGACGAGGCGACGATGGACGCCCTCACCCGCCTCCaccgcgccctcgccggcggcgacgacgacgaggagcagcCGGAGGATTCTATCCTTGGCGACACCGAGGGCATATGCTCCCTATCCCCTGTCCAGGTAAACCCAGGAACTTGGACAATCCCCTCGAATGCAGGATCAAATGTCTTGGGGTTTGCGTCGATCTGATTTTGTTGCTCTTCGCCTTGGCTTCTCCAGCGGGTCTACGGCTTCGCCGCGTGCTTGGTTGCGGGACTGGCTCTGATGATCCTGGTACGCACGCACGACGCTGCAATTTGGTGCCTGAAATGCAATTCGTTGTCCGTACGGGCTTGCGGCTGCTAGTTCCTCATGTGGATGTCGAATTAGCTTTGTAGGTGTTGCTGTTTCCACCAACAGGATCGTATACACAATGTATTTAAGCAAAAATAGTAGTATCCGCTATCCAATGCCTCTTGGGTGGTTATACGGAAATATGTGATTTGAAATTTAGGTTTACCAAAATATCAGCAAGTTTAAAGTCCTCACCAGAAGGGGAAAGAAACAAAACCAAGTTTCAAGTGTTCTGACATATGGTCACTCCGCAGTCTACTCTTTAAGAAAATTGGTTTAGCTGCAATTGTAAATTATTAAAGTTGCCTGTCTCAGGAGGCAGGAGCACATGATATGTTTTATTGTCTCAGTCCTAGAGAAGTAGTGCTATTGTTTTCTCTTAGGTGCACTGTAGATCTTCATTGCTAATTGCTATGCTCACGAGTACTAATTTGTTGGTTTGATCTAAGATAAATAAGACGATTTGTTAATTGACTGAATTCCACAGGGGCAAAGAAATCACATTATTAGGAAATTAAAACCAGATGCTTTACTGTTATAGCTAAAACTTATAGATTCTGTAAGATAATTTAGTGGTAGCAAACATGCCTGCACTTCAAATTGTTGATTTTGTTGTGATTACTTTGAAAATTTTCTGAGAAGTTACTTTTCATTTTTCCTGTGCAGTCACTTGTAGTTTTCGTCAGACCCATCAAATTTGCAGTCATGTTTACATTTGGAAACATCCTAGCAGTTGGGAGGTGATTACACAGATTTTCACTCATATATCATTTTTGTTTTCAGATTAGCTTAGTGATATCCCTTATATTTAGTACCAAAGTGTATACTGGTTTTGTTTTGTACTACTGATATGCATGTTTAGTCATTGCATTAGTATTActggttttctttttgaaaGTTTGCCATATGTTGACATGAACCTTTATTTGGCAGCACAGCTTTCCTAATAGGGCCAAGTCAACAGTTGAGGATGATGCTTGACCCAGTTCGTGTGTATGCAACAGCTATTTACGGTGGATTTGTTTTTCTGGCTCTAATTTTTGCTCTTTGGGTTAGTATTATTTATCCACCATCCTTTTCCTTATGGACAGATTCTTGTAAGTAAACCACTTAATCTTGTGTTTGCCCTGTGCTTTAATTGTGCAGATCCATTCCAAGGTTCTAACATTGATTGCAATCATATGCGAGATCTGTGCTCTGTTCTGGTAAGCCTCCTTTTCTTAAAATAATACTAGTGATTTATGAGTCTTAACCTATTGTTGTAATACTGATGCCATTTGTAAGTATGCTTTAATTAAATTGATATAAGCTTTACAAAAAGATTGTAAGATTAGAATAATATTCGCTGTGCTTTTGCATAGAGAAGTGGTAAACAAAACTGGCCTTTAGTTATACTATGCTAACCGTAGCAACGCCAGGCACACATGTGGTTAATTATCTGTATTTGAGACTGGTTTTGATCCTTGAGTGTTCTCATGTACTGAATGCGCGTTGAGAAAACATTAGTGAACTCTGAACTGATCTTACAAATATCACGATTCTAGAAAACATTAGTGACTGCATGAATCAACTTCAGGTGTTCATATTAAGTGTTTGTCTGACGTTGCCAAACATTAGTGCTCAGTCAGTGCATGTACATTGTGGAATGTTGAAGCAACAAAAGGCGAACTCTGCAGAAACACGAGGGCTGCTGCCTACATTTATCTTCTGCATATCATGAATCCATAATCTGAGTCATCAACAGGAAAGAAGTGTGTAGGATGTTTGCTGTTTGCGATGGAGGTGCAGTAGCACCACGAATTAGGATCACATGTATCCGATACCTCACTTAGGTACTTTTTCGTGGGAGTTTGAAAAATTAACATAGTTTATATGGTATATCATGAAGCTAGATGCATGTCTCTTGACACCAGAAATCTCCATACCATGAAACAAATTGTATTTCCACCCCTTCTGTTTTTATTTTATGAAATGGATCAGTATTGTTTGTCTGTTTGTATCTTTATTTCtcactcttgtctcttgtgacAAATTAACTGATATTGGCTCCATATTCTCCTCTCTTGCACCTCAGGTATAGTTTGAGCTACATCCCTTTCGCTCGGCGAATGGTGTCTGACCTGATGGTGAAGCTCTGTGACACTGAACTTTGACCTGATGGTGAAGTTCATGGGTAGTATCAGGATGCCTTAAGGTGCTTGCCCATGTTAATGCAATactgcttctcctcctccccagtATTGTTTGTTCACCTAAGTCCTTACAATCCAGATTTTGTGGATACACATACCTTTATGTTTTGTATAAATGTATTACATCATGCACTTGTTTTTTGTAACGCTGTAAGTTCATATCTGTCTGAAATTGGCCAAACAACTGAGGCATCATGTATACAAATTTCTTGGCTGCACAACTCTGCGCGTCTTGCTAAATGTCAGCCATCTGACGTCTTTGCTCCACCTGGTTCTTAATGACATTTTGCTCCACTGCACAGACTGTTTCTGTAAATTCTAAAACTTTTGAATCTCTTTTCGAGTCGAAAACTTCTGAATTTTTAACAGGTAAGAGTAGTGATGTTCCattttttgtttctcttttgCAGAAAAGAGTGTTTGCTGCTTGGGCGTCAAAGCTGCCAGAACACAGATCACCCAAATATGCGACTACTGTTGAAGTCTTCGAGTTACAACACCTGGCTCTACTCGCCAGCCACTGTCTGGTGGGGTCCGACcaggcccacttgtcagtgagCAGCAGCTGTGTTCCCCCGCAAGAAATACCGAAACTACCCTTCCATCACCCTCAAAATTACATTAACACCCCTGCCCAGCAGCTCAGCTCCGGTTCAAATCTCCCAGCCAATTCAAATTTCTGAACACCTCGTCGCTCCCCGGCTACTATATATGCCACCCCATTCCTCGCCCACACGCGCAGCACACGTCGCCCCCATCGCTGCATGGGCAAAGCGATCTCCCTTCTCCGGCCACCGCGAGAGCCACAGCCACGAGAgagcgagggcgagggcgagaggGGGAGGATGATGGAGCTGAGGAAGCGCccgaggccgcggcgcgtcgACCCCGACTTCGTCTCGTCACCGCCGGcttcgctgctgctgccgccgccgaggaagcGGGCGAGGAGGcaggccgcgccgccggcggctccggctccggctcctgCTCCTGCGCGCCCATCAccagcggcgaggaggcggccgacgTGCGCGCGGGTGATCATCCAGAGCCCCGTCGCTGGGCTTCAGCCATCCGTGTGCTGCCCGTGCGAGGCGCCGCTCCGGGCGTGCAGGCTTCCGCGCGCCTCCTtcctcgctcgccgtcgccctcccttCGACTGGTAAGTGATTCGCTCTGCTCcctgtgcgtgcgtgcgtggctTCGAGTTCGAGGTGGCGAATTTTGAAATTGGTTCGGATTCTGCTTGCGTTGTTCTTAATCTAGTGTGGTTTCGATGTGCGCGTGTGTTTCTGGAAGTTCCGTGGATTGGAGGAAGGGAATTGGTTTGAACTAACTTGGAGTTCCTCGGGTTGGATTTGAGCATCTGTGATGAAGCAGTGGAGAATCGCCTCATGAATTGCTTGTCTGTGTTTGCATTGCGGTGATTTGAACCTTGCTGCTGTGATTTCAGTTTGGTTATTAGGTGATCGCAACATAACCCACTGAATCAGTTCTGATGCTGCTGTTTGAATCCTCTAGCTCTGGATTGTGGGTTAACTCTTCCATTCTGTCGCATTTGGCCATCTGAATTGCCTGTTCTGTTTGCGTTTCTGCATTGCATTATGTGAATGTTGCTGTGAACTCAACTTGATTTGAAGCGATCGATCGTGGTCACAACTTAATCCACCTGTTGCTGTTTGAATTTTCTAGCTCTAGATTGTGGCTTAATGCTTCCATTTGCGTCCTGCTCCTAATCAGCTACCTGCCGCTGGACGTGGGTGGCTTGAAGCTTCGAGAATTCGAATTTTGTTGCGTTGAAATGCTGCACTTAACTTTTGAACAACCGGTGCGAAGTGCACTGGAAATCCTCTGCTGAGCGCTTTTGGTTAGAAATTTAGAATTGCTATGCACGTTCGAGTGTTTTGGTACTTGGATTGGATGAAATTCTGTATCATTCGTTATTCTTCTGGATTCAAATTCGTAGGAGCAGAGTGCTGGTTAATGCGAACAGGAACTTCTGCGTGCTCGAATGATGGTTGCTGACTTGCTTCTATGCTTTCCAATTTGTGAATTCGTTGTTTACATTTTCTGGGACTTGCCCAGATGCACTGCAGAATTTTTTAATCCAGCCACCTGCAGTTTTGAGCATTGCTCCTCCTGCTAAGTTCATTTTTCCAGAAATCTATCGTCAAATCCTACTTCGAATTTGAATTCAGGAGTTCTTTTGCTCTGTTGTTGCAGGTACGAGGCGGACATGTGGACGGAGGTGGCCAAGTACCTGTTCGGCGCGGAGCTGGTGCGCCTCTCCTCCACCTGCCGCTggttccgccgcctcctcgccgacgagTTCATCTGGCGCCACGCCTTCCTCCGcgacctctccctcctccccgccgccgccgaccggtaCCCTCCCCGCCCGCTCCACCGCTCCTGGCGCCTCCTCTACGCCGCCGCCTTCAGTaagctcctcccctccctccctccctccactgACGACCCGGTCCCACTCACTGACATGACACGTgtcccctctcttcttcctccagacGGCGCCCACTCGTACTGGTTCCGCCGGAGCAGCAGGCACATTGGTAAGCGCAGCGCAACGACGTCGTCGAAATCGTTTGATCTCTCTCCGCTCCGCTTCTTCTGATTGATTCGTGTGGTATACGTGACGCAGGGGCGTACCGGATTGGTGGGTTCCTGCTCGAGTCGCCTTACATGCTCCTGACGGCGAAGCTGGCGGTGCCGCAGTGGCTGCCGCCGCAGGAGGACGGCCCGCAGATCGCCATCGAGATGACCGGCGCGTGCGTGCTCCCCAACGCGCGCCCTGGCATCTGGATCACCGGTACGCGCGCCCATCTCATCGCCACCCAATTCCTCGCAAGCTTACAGTTCTGGTTAATTAAACTGTTTCGATGATCTCACTCGCATTGCTTTTGGCCTTGTTGAAATCTTGCAGACTTCCATCTTGTGAGGTGTCCCAATTGCACCCTCAACAAGTGCGCAGGTGAGTCGAGAGACTCTGGGGGTTTTTTGATCCTGCCATCGTGGAGTTTGATTGCTCACTGAATTTGGTTGGGTGCAATGGGTGGTTCAGGGGTCCTGCAGGTTCTGGACGCGCGACACTGCGAGCTGTTCCTGGAGCAGGGATTCTGGAATGGCACCTGGGAGTACGAGGACCTGGGCGACCACTACAACGACGAGGAGACCCCCACCGCAGCCTGCGCCATCTTCAACGCCAGCACCCGCGCTCATGAGTCCATTTCATGTTCGTCCCTGGATCATTTGGCATTTGTCAATTCCAGTTCTCTGTTCATTTACATTCTTGGTACAAGGATGGCACACTCTCACAACGACTGACATGGGTGGCATCTTCTTCTTCCGGTGCAGGTGTTCTCCACTCGAAGTCTTGGGTCAGGAGATGCGACGACCCACAGCCCAAGGCACATTGCCGCCCATACGCTGTTGCCCTCAATTCCAACCTCCTGTCCAACTCCAACCAGGGTATGCACGTGAACTAAATCAAACATTTCTTTCTGTCTCAAGTCTAGTTCTGATCTGATATTCTTTGCATTGTGTGGATTGGATTGCAGGGTTGGTGTCAAGGTTCCAGGCGATGCGAGACACGACCGGGAACGGGCAGATAGTGTCTATCCGGATCATACAGCAGATTTACTGATTCAAGTGCCTGGTTCGTTTCTGGTGCTGGGTTCCTGCTCTGTTGTTTAATGTGTTAATGCCTTGTTTGCGATGATATAAGTTCTGTCAGGGATAAATCATGAGAGGGAGTACAGTTATACTATAGATGGTTAGGCCTCTGTTAAGATTACAAAAATTGTTTAGAGTACGGAAGTAGAGAGCGCCCAAAAGGAGCAGATTTCGTGTTGTTTATATCGAATCATTGAGTCATGTCGGTAATATTCTGTGCTTCATTGAGAAGTAGCAGCTTGTTTTAACAAAACATAGTACTATGTCTATGACTATAAAGCCAAGAATTTGCTTATTGTACATACTTCACTCTGCTTTGCTAGCTTGCTTGATTTCATGAGCTGCTCTACTGTTTTCAATAGACTGGGCAACATAATCATGAATGATTTGATACTCAACTTGTAGATGTTTGTGAAACCGTAGCTGAACTACAGAAGTACTGCAAATATCTCTAATTCTGTTCTTGCCCTCTGACAAGGAATGTCAACACTTCACTAACACTGGCATTTCTGAACTTCAGTCTTCAGATGCTAGTTATCTACAGTTCTGCTAGGAGTATAAGCTAGTAGTATTAGATCAAGATACCATTTGAACAGTAAATGAGCATCTCCTCTGCCTATTCATTTTCCTCATTTAAGTTAGCATTTTTTAGTCATGGATGTTAAGTCTCATGATATCCTTTTTATATTCGGGATAGCCAGTCTGTATGTTAGATTGTCTGAAATTGATGCACAAATTGGATTATCCGTGGATTTCAGTAATCGATTAGCATAAGCTTGCATGATACAGGAGGTGGCTGGTAGCTATCTAATCTGATGATAGTCCACGGAAATGAACCTCTTGCTCACATGTGTACATTTAGATTCAGTTCGATTCTGACACCTGGTTGGGTTAGTGGCATGAAGCTTAAACAAAGCTTCCAATTCCTCACGATCCTTTTGCACCTTTTATTTAGACCTGGTTCTTGTTGGTAACTGCAGTTCCATCGTaaaacctactccctccatttcaggttataagacgttttgactcaaaatgctttaagtttgaccaagtttgtagaaaaaatagtaacatttttaaccaaagacaaatttattatgaaaatatattcaattattgatttgataaaagtaatttagtattataaatattactatatttgtctataa encodes the following:
- the LOC4324590 gene encoding uncharacterized protein; this translates as MEDVVTDAPPPSRFSPDDLDNFAAPPPQPTPILVVSPANPSPAPRRLLILLISPTSLALLPHLPSPPPLHASLLLPELPLGRSQPPIRVYLHAPSGTLLAAAHGPAPVPAHRARAVARSLVSALQPEEVLVLDAVRSGAYRGRLAADEPVEGKLETRAARGRGGVGAARGVAALAPPGSVVDGLGAAVLAECEMRGKAASMVVTWPEGARPAEFGVMRRVAAELGVDPAKAAAGRVAGRAELDALYT
- the LOC136351081 gene encoding uncharacterized protein, which codes for MDALTRLHRALAGGDDDEEQPEDSILGDTEGICSLSPVQRVYGFAACLVAGLALMILSLVVFVRPIKFAVMFTFGNILAVGSTAFLIGPSQQLRMMLDPVRVYATAIYGGFVFLALIFALWIHSKVLTLIAIICEICALFWYSLSYIPFARRMVSDLMVKLCDTEL
- the LOC4324638 gene encoding probable F-box protein At3g61730, producing the protein MGKAISLLRPPREPQPRESEGEGERGRMMELRKRPRPRRVDPDFVSSPPASLLLPPPRKRARRQAAPPAAPAPAPAPARPSPAARRRPTCARVIIQSPVAGLQPSVCCPCEAPLRACRLPRASFLARRRPPFDWYEADMWTEVAKYLFGAELVRLSSTCRWFRRLLADEFIWRHAFLRDLSLLPAAADRYPPRPLHRSWRLLYAAAFNGAHSYWFRRSSRHIGAYRIGGFLLESPYMLLTAKLAVPQWLPPQEDGPQIAIEMTGACVLPNARPGIWITDFHLVRCPNCTLNKCAGVLQVLDARHCELFLEQGFWNGTWEYEDLGDHYNDEETPTAACAIFNASTRAHESISCVLHSKSWVRRCDDPQPKAHCRPYAVALNSNLLSNSNQGLVSRFQAMRDTTGNGQIVSIRIIQQIY